In Ailuropoda melanoleuca isolate Jingjing chromosome 7, ASM200744v2, whole genome shotgun sequence, one genomic interval encodes:
- the GPR21 gene encoding probable G-protein coupled receptor 21: protein MNSTLDGNQSSHPFCLLTFGYLETVDFCLLEVLIIVFLTVLIISGNIIVIFVFHCAPLLNHHTTSYFIQTMAYADLLVGVSCLVPSLSLLHYPLPVEESLTCQVFGFVVSVLKSVSMASLACISIDRYIAITKPLTYNTLVTPWRLRLCIFLIWLYSTLVFLPSFFHWGKPGYHGDVFQWCAESWHTDPYFTLFIVVMLYAPAALIVCFTYFNIFRICQQHTKEISERQARFSSQSGETGEVQTCPDRRYAMVLFRITSVFYILWLPYIIYFLLESSTGHSNRFASFLTTWLAISNSFCNCVIYSLSNSVFQRGLKRLSGAMCTSCASQTIAKDPYTVRSKDPLNGCHI, encoded by the coding sequence ATGAACTCTACCTTGGATGGTAATCAGAGCAGCCACCCTTTTTGCCTCTTGACATTTGGCTATTTGGAAACTGTCGATTTTTGCCTTTTGGAAGTattgattattgtctttctcacTGTATTGATTATTTCTGGCAACATCATTGTGATTTTTGTATTTCACTGTGCACCTTTGTTGAACCATCATACTACAAGTTATTTTATTCAGACTATGGCATATGCTGACCTCTTGGTCGGGGTCAGCTGCCTGGTCCCTTCTTTATCACTCCTCCACTACCCCCTTCCAGTCGAGGAGTCTTTAACTTGCCAGGTATTCGGTTTTGTAGTATCCGTTCTGAAGAGTGTCTCCATGGCCTCTCTGGCCTGTATCAGCATCGATAGATATATTGCCATCACTAAACCTTTAACATATAATACCCTGGTTACGCCCTGGAGACTGCGCCTGTGTATTTTCCTGATTTGGCTATATTCCACCCTggtcttcctgccttcctttttccACTGGGGCAAACCTGGATATCATGGAGATGTGTTTCAGTGGTGTGCAGAGTCCTGGCACACCGACCCCTACTTCACCCTCTTCATCGTGGTGATGTTGTATGCCCCGGCAGCCCTCATTGTGTGCTTCACCTATTTCAACATCTTCCGCATCTGCCAACAGCACACAAAGGAGATCAGCGAAAGGCAAGCCCGCTTCAGCAGCCAGAGTGGGGAGACTGGGGAGGTGCAGACCTGTCCCGATAGGCGCTATGCCATGGTCCTGTTCCGAATTACTAGTGTATTTTACATCCTCTGGTTGCCATACATCATCTACTTCTTGTTGGAGAGCTCCACTGGCCACAGCAACCGCTTCGCCTCCTTCTTGACCACCTGGCTTGCTATTAGTAACAGTTTCTGCAACTGTGTCATTTATAGTCTCTCCAACAGTGTCTTCCAAAGGGGACTAAAGCGCCTCTCAGGGGCCATGTGTACTTCTTGTGCAAGTCAGACCATAGCTAAGGACCCTTACACAGTTAGGAGCAAAGACCCCCTTAATGGATGCCATATCTGA